A single Pseudomonas brassicacearum DNA region contains:
- a CDS encoding sugar kinase — MPEFDVLSFGETMAMLVADQRGDLASVDQFHKRIAGADSNVAIGLSRLGFKVAWLSRVGADSLGRFVVQTLENEGLDCRHVAVDPKHPTGFQFKSRTGDGSDPQVEYFRRSSAASHLSIDCIAPLLLEARHLHATGIVPALSVTAREMSFELMTRMREAGRSLSFDPNLRPSLWASESTMITEINRLAALAHWVLPGLGEGRLLTGFDDPADIAAFYLDQGAEIVVIKLGADGAYYRTHLDQGVIAGVPVARVVDTVGAGDGFAVGLISALLEGRAITEAVLRANWIGSRAVQSRGDMEGLPMRLELLTEFETAYREQARSHGG; from the coding sequence ATGCCTGAGTTCGATGTGTTGTCGTTCGGCGAAACCATGGCGATGCTGGTGGCTGACCAGCGCGGTGACCTGGCCAGCGTCGACCAGTTCCACAAGCGCATCGCCGGGGCCGACAGCAACGTGGCCATCGGTCTGTCGCGGCTGGGCTTCAAGGTGGCGTGGCTGAGCCGGGTCGGCGCCGACTCCCTGGGACGCTTCGTGGTGCAGACGCTGGAAAACGAAGGCCTGGATTGTCGCCACGTGGCGGTCGATCCAAAGCATCCCACCGGATTTCAGTTCAAGTCCCGTACCGGCGATGGCAGCGACCCGCAAGTCGAGTACTTCCGTCGTAGCTCGGCGGCCAGTCATCTGTCGATCGATTGCATCGCGCCATTGCTGCTTGAAGCCCGTCACTTGCACGCCACCGGCATCGTCCCGGCGTTGTCGGTCACGGCTCGCGAGATGTCCTTTGAATTAATGACCCGCATGCGGGAGGCCGGCCGCAGCCTGTCGTTCGACCCTAACCTGAGGCCGAGCCTGTGGGCCAGCGAGTCGACGATGATCACCGAGATCAATCGACTCGCCGCCCTCGCCCACTGGGTCTTGCCGGGGCTCGGCGAAGGTCGCTTGTTGACCGGTTTCGACGACCCGGCCGACATCGCCGCGTTCTATCTGGACCAAGGCGCCGAAATCGTCGTGATCAAGCTCGGCGCGGACGGCGCCTATTACCGCACGCACCTGGACCAGGGTGTTATCGCCGGCGTGCCGGTTGCCCGGGTGGTGGACACCGTGGGTGCCGGCGATGGCTTCGCCGTCGGCCTGATCAGTGCGTTGCTCGAAGGCCGCGCCATCACCGAGGCCGTGCTGCGCGCCAACTGGATTGGCAGCCGCGCGGTACAGAGCCGTGGGGATATGGAGGGATTGCCGATGCGCCTTGAGTTATTGACTGAATTTGAAACCGCCTATCGCGAGCAAGCTCGCTCCCACGGGGGTTAA
- a CDS encoding 2-hydroxyacid dehydrogenase: protein MKKHVVLYKALSPQLMARLQAQTHVTLIERLDAQGLAQLRDALPAAHGLLGASLKLDATLLDLAPNLQAIASVSVGVDNYDIDYLTERRILLSNTPDVLTETTADTGFALILATARRVVELANLVRAGGWQQSIGPQYFGTDVHGKTLGIIGMGRIGEALAQRGHFGFGMPVLYHSHSPKPAVEQRFGARYCSLDTLLQQADFICLTLPLTAETQGLIGAQAFAQMRPESIFINISRGKVVDEAALIDALRNQQIRGAGLDVFEREPLSADSPLLQMDNVVATPHMGSATHETREAMARCAVDNLLAALAGERPANLVNAGAWIG, encoded by the coding sequence ATGAAAAAGCATGTGGTGTTGTACAAAGCGTTGTCACCCCAATTGATGGCCCGCCTGCAAGCCCAGACCCACGTCACGCTCATCGAGCGCCTCGATGCCCAGGGCCTGGCGCAACTGCGCGACGCCCTCCCCGCCGCCCACGGCCTGCTGGGCGCCAGCCTCAAGCTGGATGCGACGCTGTTGGACCTGGCGCCGAACCTGCAAGCCATCGCCAGCGTCTCGGTGGGAGTCGACAACTACGACATCGATTACCTGACCGAACGCCGGATCCTGCTCAGCAACACCCCGGACGTGCTGACCGAAACCACCGCCGACACTGGGTTCGCCCTGATCCTGGCGACCGCCCGACGCGTGGTGGAACTGGCCAACCTGGTTCGCGCAGGCGGGTGGCAACAGAGCATCGGCCCCCAATATTTCGGCACCGATGTCCATGGCAAGACCCTGGGCATCATCGGCATGGGCCGCATCGGCGAAGCCTTGGCCCAACGCGGGCACTTCGGCTTCGGCATGCCGGTGCTCTACCACAGCCATTCGCCCAAGCCTGCGGTGGAGCAGCGTTTCGGCGCGCGCTATTGCAGCCTCGATACACTGTTGCAGCAGGCGGATTTCATCTGCCTGACCTTGCCCTTGACCGCTGAGACTCAAGGGCTGATCGGTGCACAAGCGTTCGCGCAGATGCGTCCCGAGAGCATCTTTATCAATATCTCCCGGGGAAAAGTGGTGGATGAAGCGGCACTGATCGACGCCCTGCGCAACCAGCAGATCCGTGGCGCGGGGCTGGATGTGTTCGAGCGCGAGCCCTTGAGTGCGGATTCGCCGTTGCTGCAGATGGACAACGTGGTGGCGACACCGCACATGGGCTCGGCCACCCACGAGACCCGGGAGGCGATGGCGCGTTGTGCGGTGGACAACCTGTTGGCGGCGTTGGCGGGGGAGCGGCCAGCGAATCTGGTGAATGCGGGGGCATGGATCGGCTGA
- a CDS encoding NAD-glutamate dehydrogenase, whose product MAFFTAASKADFQHQLQAALAQHISEQALPQVALFAEQFFGIISLDELTQRRLSDLAGCTLSAWRLLERFDHTQPQVRVYNPDYERHGWQSTHTAVEVLHHDLPFLVDSVRTELNRRGYSIHTLQTTVLSVRRGSKGELLEILPKGTQGDDILQESLMYLEIDRCANAAELNVLSKELEQVLDEVRVAVADFEPMKAKVQEILDSLDSSAYAIDADEKSEIKSFLEWLVGNHFTFLGYEEFVVRDEADGGHIEYNPDSFLGLTKLLRAGLTAEDLRIEDYAVNYLREPTLLSFAKAAHPSRVHRPAYPDYVSIREIDADGKVIKECRFMGLYTSSVYGESVRVIPYIRRKVAEIERRSGFQAKAHLGKELAQVVEVLPRDDLFQTPVDELFSTVMSIVQIQERNKIRVFLRKDPYGRFCYCLAYVPRDIYSTEVRQKIQQVLMDRLKASDCEFWTFFSESVLARVQLILRVDPKNRIDIDPLLLEKEVVQACRSWKDDYASLVVESFGEAQGTNVLSDFPKGFPAGYRERFAAHSAVVDMQHLLSLSEKNPLVMSFYQPLGQVSGQRELHCKLYHADTPLALSDVLPILENLGLRVLGEFPYRLRHTNGREFWIHDFAFTAAEGLDLDIQQLNDTLQDAFVHIVRGDAENDAFNRLVLTAGLPWRDVALLRAYARYLKQIRLGFDLGYIASTLNNHTDIARELTRLFKTRFYLARKLSGDDLEDKQLRLEQAILSALDDVQVLNEDRILRRYLDLIKATLRTNFYQTDANGHSKSYFSFKFNPHLIPELPKPVPKFEIFVYSPRVEGVHLRFGNVARGGLRWSDREEDYRTEVLGLVKAQQVKNSVIVPVGAKGGFLPRRLPLGGSRDEIAAEGIACYRIFISGLLDITDNLKDGALVPPANVVRHDDDDPYLVVAADKGTATFSDIANGIAIDYGFWLGDAFASGGSAGYDHKKMGITAKGAWVGVQRHFRERGINVQEDSITVVGVGDMAGDVFGNGLLMSDKLKLVAAFNHLHIFIDPNPEPASSFAERQRLFDLPRSAWTDYDTSIMSEGGGIFSRSAKSIAISPQMKERFDIKADKLTPTELLNALLKAPVDLLWNGGIGTYVKASTESHADVGDKANDALRVNGNELRCKVVGEGGNLGMTQLGRVEFGLNGGGSNTDFIDNAGGVDCSDHEVNIKILLNEVVQAGDMTDKQRNQLLASMTDEVGGLVLGNNYKQTQALSLAARRAFVRIAEYKRLMNDLEARGKLDRAIEFLPTEEQLAERVSAGHGLTRAELSVLISYSKIDLKEALLNSLVPDDDYLTRDMETAFPPTLVSKFSEAMRRHRLKREIVSTQIANDLVNHMGITFVQRLKESTGMSPANVAGAYVIVRDIFHLPHWFRQIEALDHQVSADVQLELMDELMRLGRRATRWFLRSRRNEQNAARDVAHFGPHLAALGLKLDELLEGPTREGWQTRYQAYVAAGVPELLARMVAGTTHLYTLLPIIEASDVTGQNAADVAKAYFAVGSALDITWYLQQISALPVENNWQALAREAFRDDIDWQQRAITISVLQDGDATQDVETRLALWLEQHREMVERWRAMLVDIRAASGTDYAMYAVANRELLDLALSGQAVVTAN is encoded by the coding sequence ATGGCGTTCTTCACCGCAGCCAGCAAAGCCGACTTCCAGCACCAACTGCAGGCGGCACTGGCGCAGCACATCAGTGAACAGGCACTGCCACAAGTGGCGCTGTTCGCTGAACAATTCTTCGGCATCATTTCCCTCGATGAACTTACCCAGCGCCGGTTGTCCGACCTTGCCGGCTGCACCCTGTCTGCCTGGCGCCTGCTTGAGCGCTTCGATCACACGCAACCGCAGGTGCGCGTCTACAACCCCGATTACGAACGCCACGGCTGGCAGTCGACCCACACGGCCGTGGAAGTGTTGCACCACGACCTGCCATTCCTGGTGGACTCGGTCCGCACCGAGCTGAACCGTCGCGGCTACAGCATCCATACCCTGCAAACCACCGTGCTGAGCGTGCGTCGCGGCAGCAAGGGCGAGTTGCTGGAAATCCTGCCAAAAGGCACCCAGGGCGACGACATCCTGCAAGAGTCGTTGATGTACCTGGAGATCGACCGCTGCGCCAACGCCGCCGAACTCAACGTCCTGAGCAAGGAACTCGAGCAAGTGCTGGACGAAGTGCGCGTGGCCGTGGCCGATTTCGAACCGATGAAAGCCAAGGTCCAGGAAATCCTCGACAGCCTGGACAGCAGCGCCTACGCCATCGACGCTGATGAAAAGAGCGAGATCAAGAGTTTCCTGGAATGGCTGGTGGGTAACCACTTCACCTTCCTGGGCTACGAAGAATTCGTGGTTCGCGATGAGGCCGATGGCGGTCACATCGAATACAACCCTGATTCGTTCCTGGGCCTGACCAAATTGCTGCGCGCCGGCCTGACCGCCGAAGACCTGCGCATCGAAGACTACGCCGTCAATTACCTGCGCGAACCGACGCTGCTGTCGTTCGCCAAGGCCGCGCACCCAAGCCGCGTACACCGTCCGGCCTACCCGGACTACGTGTCGATCCGTGAAATCGACGCCGACGGCAAGGTCATCAAGGAATGCCGCTTCATGGGCCTGTACACCTCTTCGGTGTATGGCGAGAGCGTGCGGGTCATCCCGTACATCCGCCGCAAGGTCGCGGAAATCGAGCGTCGCTCGGGCTTCCAGGCCAAGGCGCACCTGGGCAAGGAACTGGCCCAGGTGGTCGAAGTGCTGCCCCGTGACGACCTGTTCCAGACCCCGGTGGACGAGCTGTTCAGCACCGTCATGTCCATCGTGCAGATCCAGGAACGCAACAAGATCCGCGTGTTCCTGCGCAAAGACCCGTATGGCCGTTTCTGCTATTGCCTGGCCTACGTGCCACGTGACATCTACTCCACCGAAGTGCGCCAGAAGATCCAGCAAGTGCTGATGGATCGCCTGAAGGCCTCGGACTGCGAGTTCTGGACCTTCTTCTCCGAATCCGTGCTGGCCCGTGTACAACTGATCCTGCGGGTGGACCCGAAGAACCGCATCGACATCGACCCGTTGCTGCTGGAAAAAGAAGTCGTGCAGGCCTGCCGCAGCTGGAAGGACGACTACGCCAGCCTCGTCGTCGAGAGCTTCGGCGAAGCCCAAGGCACCAACGTGCTGTCGGATTTCCCGAAAGGTTTCCCGGCCGGCTATCGCGAGCGCTTTGCCGCGCACTCGGCCGTGGTCGACATGCAGCACCTGCTGAGCCTGAGCGAAAAAAATCCACTGGTCATGAGCTTCTACCAGCCGCTGGGCCAGGTCTCCGGCCAGCGTGAGCTGCACTGCAAGCTCTATCACGCCGACACGCCACTGGCGCTGTCCGACGTGCTGCCGATCCTGGAAAACCTCGGCTTGCGTGTGCTGGGCGAATTCCCTTATCGCCTGCGCCACACCAATGGCCGCGAGTTCTGGATTCATGATTTCGCGTTCACCGCCGCCGAAGGCCTGGACCTGGACATCCAGCAACTCAACGACACCTTGCAGGACGCCTTCGTCCACATCGTGCGTGGCGATGCCGAGAACGATGCGTTCAACCGCCTGGTGCTGACCGCCGGCCTGCCATGGCGCGACGTGGCGCTGCTGCGCGCCTACGCCCGTTACCTGAAGCAGATCCGCCTGGGCTTCGACCTGGGTTACATCGCCAGCACCCTGAACAACCACACCGACATCGCTCGCGAGTTGACCCGGTTGTTCAAGACCCGCTTCTACCTGGCGCGCAAACTCAGTGGCGATGACCTGGAAGACAAGCAGCTGCGCCTGGAGCAAGCGATCCTCTCGGCCCTGGACGACGTCCAGGTGCTCAACGAAGACCGCATCCTGCGTCGCTACCTGGACCTGATCAAGGCGACCCTGCGGACCAACTTCTACCAGACCGACGCCAACGGCCATAGCAAGTCGTACTTCAGCTTCAAGTTCAACCCGCACCTGATCCCGGAACTGCCGAAACCGGTGCCCAAGTTCGAGATATTCGTCTACTCGCCACGGGTCGAAGGCGTGCATCTGCGCTTTGGCAACGTAGCCCGTGGCGGCCTGCGCTGGTCCGACCGTGAAGAAGACTACCGCACCGAAGTGCTCGGCCTGGTAAAAGCCCAGCAAGTGAAGAACTCGGTGATCGTGCCGGTGGGCGCCAAGGGTGGTTTCCTGCCACGTCGCCTGCCGTTGGGCGGCAGCCGGGACGAGATCGCGGCCGAGGGCATCGCCTGCTACCGCATCTTCATCTCGGGCCTGTTGGACATCACCGACAACCTCAAGGACGGCGCGCTGGTACCGCCGGCCAACGTCGTGCGTCATGACGACGATGACCCGTACCTGGTCGTGGCGGCGGACAAGGGCACTGCGACCTTCTCCGACATCGCCAACGGTATCGCCATCGACTACGGCTTCTGGCTGGGCGATGCGTTCGCCTCCGGCGGTTCGGCTGGCTACGACCACAAGAAAATGGGCATCACCGCCAAGGGCGCGTGGGTCGGCGTGCAGCGCCACTTCCGCGAGCGCGGCATCAATGTCCAGGAAGACAGCATCACCGTGGTAGGTGTCGGCGACATGGCCGGCGACGTATTCGGCAACGGCTTGTTGATGTCCGACAAGCTGAAGCTGGTCGCGGCCTTCAACCACCTGCACATCTTCATCGATCCGAACCCGGAGCCGGCCAGCAGCTTTGCCGAGCGCCAGCGTCTGTTCGACCTGCCGCGTTCGGCCTGGACCGACTACGACACCAGCATCATGTCCGAAGGCGGCGGTATCTTCTCGCGCAGCGCCAAGAGCATCGCCATCTCGCCGCAGATGAAAGAACGCTTCGACATCAAGGCCGACAAACTGACCCCGACCGAGCTGCTCAACGCTCTGCTCAAGGCGCCGGTGGACCTGTTGTGGAACGGCGGTATCGGTACCTACGTCAAGGCCAGCACTGAAAGCCACGCCGATGTCGGCGACAAGGCCAACGATGCACTGCGCGTGAACGGCAACGAACTGCGCTGCAAGGTCGTGGGCGAGGGCGGCAACCTGGGCATGACCCAGCTGGGTCGCGTCGAGTTCGGCCTCAATGGCGGCGGTTCCAACACCGACTTCATCGACAACGCTGGCGGCGTGGACTGCTCCGACCACGAAGTGAACATCAAGATCCTGCTCAACGAAGTGGTGCAGGCCGGCGACATGACCGACAAGCAACGCAACCAGTTGCTGGCGAGCATGACCGACGAAGTCGGTGGCCTGGTGTTGGGCAACAACTACAAGCAGACCCAGGCCCTGTCCCTGGCGGCACGCCGCGCCTTCGTGCGGATCGCCGAATACAAGCGCCTGATGAACGACCTGGAAGCCCGTGGCAAGCTGGACCGCGCCATCGAGTTCCTGCCGACTGAAGAGCAACTGGCCGAACGCGTGTCGGCAGGCCATGGCCTGACCCGTGCCGAACTGTCGGTGTTGATCTCCTACAGCAAGATCGACCTCAAGGAAGCGCTGCTCAACTCCCTGGTACCGGACGACGATTACCTGACCCGTGACATGGAGACCGCGTTCCCGCCGACCCTGGTCAGCAAGTTCTCCGAGGCCATGCGTCGCCATCGCCTCAAGCGCGAGATCGTCAGCACCCAGATCGCCAACGACCTGGTCAACCACATGGGCATCACTTTTGTCCAAAGGTTGAAAGAGTCGACGGGCATGAGCCCGGCGAATGTTGCGGGTGCGTATGTAATAGTTCGGGATATCTTCCACCTCCCGCACTGGTTCCGTCAGATCGAAGCTCTGGACCACCAGGTGTCGGCCGACGTGCAACTGGAGCTGATGGACGAGCTGATGCGCCTGGGGCGTCGCGCCACGCGCTGGTTCCTGCGCAGCCGCCGCAACGAGCAGAACGCTGCCCGTGACGTCGCGCACTTCGGTCCGCACCTGGCCGCGTTGGGCCTCAAGCTCGACGAACTGCTGGAAGGTCCGACCCGCGAAGGCTGGCAGACCCGCTACCAGGCCTACGTGGCCGCCGGTGTGCCGGAGCTGCTGGCGCGCATGGTCGCCGGCACCACGCACCTGTACACCTTGTTGCCGATCATCGAGGCGTCCGACGTCACCGGTCAGAACGCTGCCGATGTGGCCAAGGCTTACTTCGCCGTGGGCAGTGCCCTGGACATCACCTGGTACCTGCAACAGATCAGCGCACTGCCGGTGGAAAACAACTGGCAGGCACTGGCCCGTGAAGCGTTCCGCGATGACATCGACTGGCAGCAACGGGCGATCACCATCTCGGTCCTGCAGGACGGCGATGCGACCCAGGACGTGGAAACCCGCCTGGCGCTGTGGCTGGAACAGCACCGTGAAATGGTCGAGCGCTGGCGCGCCATGCTGGTGGACATCCGTGCCGCCAGCGGCACCGACTACGCCATGTACGCGGTCGCCAACCGCGAACTGCTGGACCTGGCGTTGAGCGGTCAGGCGGTCGTCACGGCCAACTGA
- a CDS encoding LacI family DNA-binding transcriptional regulator, protein MNSFSAAQRSRVTMLDVAERAGVSKASVSRFIGEDRALLSEAIARRIEQAISELGYRPNQMARGLKRGRTRLIGMLVADIRNPYSIAVMHGVETACRRHGYSLVVCNTDRDDEQERQHLALLRAYNIEGLIVNTLGHHRDELFELRSEMPLVLVDRKVDQLDSDLVGLDNPKAVEMALDHLEQRGYRDLLLVTEPFDGTSSRIERVESFKAGITRRPALTGAVVETCDRLSERIKAFLAQPGPGPKALFCANGIAALAATTVLRELGCHLFDDVGLIALDDLDWYPLVGSGITALAQPTAQIGASAFECLLKRLRGDNGPVRTLDFAARLIERGSTLGVSR, encoded by the coding sequence GTGAATTCCTTCTCCGCCGCCCAGCGCAGCCGCGTGACCATGCTTGACGTCGCCGAACGCGCCGGGGTCTCCAAGGCCAGTGTCTCGCGTTTCATTGGCGAAGACCGCGCCCTGCTCTCCGAGGCCATTGCCCGGCGTATCGAGCAAGCTATCAGCGAGCTGGGCTACCGGCCAAACCAGATGGCCCGCGGCCTCAAGCGCGGGCGCACACGCCTGATCGGCATGCTGGTGGCCGATATCCGCAACCCTTATTCGATTGCCGTGATGCATGGCGTGGAAACCGCCTGTCGTCGTCATGGCTACAGCCTGGTGGTGTGCAACACCGATCGTGATGACGAGCAGGAGCGCCAGCACCTGGCGCTGTTGCGCGCCTACAACATCGAAGGGTTGATCGTGAACACCCTGGGTCATCACCGTGACGAACTGTTCGAACTGCGCAGCGAAATGCCCCTGGTGCTGGTGGATCGCAAGGTCGACCAGCTCGACAGCGACCTGGTCGGGCTGGACAACCCAAAGGCCGTCGAGATGGCCCTCGATCACCTCGAACAACGGGGCTACCGCGATCTGTTGCTGGTGACCGAACCGTTCGACGGCACCAGTTCACGAATCGAACGGGTCGAGAGTTTCAAGGCCGGCATCACGCGACGCCCTGCCCTGACCGGTGCCGTGGTGGAAACCTGCGACCGATTGAGCGAGCGCATCAAGGCCTTCCTGGCCCAACCAGGCCCCGGCCCCAAGGCGCTGTTCTGTGCCAACGGCATTGCCGCGTTGGCCGCCACCACGGTGTTGCGCGAACTGGGTTGTCACTTGTTCGACGACGTGGGCCTGATCGCCCTCGACGACCTCGATTGGTACCCCTTGGTGGGCAGCGGCATCACGGCCCTGGCCCAACCGACGGCGCAGATCGGCGCCAGTGCGTTCGAGTGTCTGCTCAAGCGTTTACGCGGGGACAACGGTCCGGTGCGGACGCTGGATTTTGCGGCGCGGTTGATTGAGCGTGGGTCGACGCTTGGGGTTTCTCGGTGA
- a CDS encoding sugar phosphate isomerase/epimerase family protein: MHNPPVSISLSSYGADLVRQQGQGSFIDLLAAAGASRIEWREELLTTEQPAELAARARAQGLQSVFSSPLELWLAGQPRPNPALALALQRSEAFGSAWLKVSLGHFTDSNDLSALADTLGASPVQLLVENDQTLQGGRIEPMQRFFNAAQAHALPVGMTFDIGNWQWQDQSAAVAARRLGRYVAYVHCKAVAQRADGKLVAVPPAMADLHLWEQLLKHMPIGVMRAAEYPLQGEDLLQLTAGHVATLARLGQSRREPAHA, from the coding sequence ATGCACAACCCACCCGTATCCATCAGCCTTTCCAGCTACGGCGCCGACCTGGTGCGGCAACAAGGCCAAGGCAGTTTCATCGATCTGCTGGCTGCAGCTGGCGCCTCACGCATCGAATGGCGCGAAGAATTGCTCACCACGGAGCAGCCCGCCGAGCTGGCCGCTCGCGCCCGCGCCCAGGGGCTGCAAAGTGTTTTCTCGTCGCCACTGGAACTATGGCTCGCCGGGCAGCCCAGGCCCAACCCCGCCCTGGCGCTGGCGCTGCAACGGTCCGAGGCGTTCGGCTCGGCATGGCTGAAAGTCTCCCTCGGGCATTTCACCGACTCAAATGACCTGTCGGCACTGGCGGATACGCTCGGCGCAAGCCCGGTGCAGCTACTGGTGGAAAACGACCAGACCTTGCAAGGCGGACGGATCGAACCGATGCAACGCTTCTTCAACGCAGCACAAGCGCACGCATTGCCCGTCGGCATGACCTTCGATATCGGCAACTGGCAATGGCAGGACCAATCGGCCGCCGTGGCCGCCCGACGGCTCGGACGGTATGTGGCTTATGTGCATTGCAAGGCCGTGGCCCAGCGCGCCGACGGCAAACTGGTCGCCGTGCCTCCGGCCATGGCAGACCTGCACCTGTGGGAGCAACTGCTCAAGCACATGCCCATTGGGGTAATGCGCGCCGCCGAATACCCGCTGCAAGGCGAAGACTTGCTGCAATTGACCGCTGGACATGTCGCCACGCTGGCCCGTCTCGGACAGTCGCGCCGGGAGCCAGCCCATGCCTGA
- a CDS encoding MFS transporter encodes MQTLNLSTRRWWYIMPIVFITYSLAYLDRANYGFAAASGMAKDLMITPGLSSLLGALFFLGYFFFQVPGAIYAQKHSVKKLIFVSLILWGSLATLTGVVSNAYWLIVIRFMLGVVEAAVMPAMLVYLCHWFTRAERSRANTFLILGNPVTMLWMSVVSGYLVQQFDWRWMFIIEGLPAVLWAFIWWRLADDRPAQAKWLSDQEKQDLESALAAEQVGIKAVKNYAEAFRSPKVIILALQFFCWSIGVYGFVLWLPSILKAGLQMNMVEAGWLSSLPYLAAVIGMLVVSWASDKAQKRKRFVWPPLLIASVAFYASYLLGAEHFWWSYGLLVVAGACMYAPYGPFFAIVPEILPANVAGGAMALINSMGALGSFGGSYLVGYLNGTTGSPGMSFLLMSGALLLSVVLTLALKPGASDREASHTATPHPAPARS; translated from the coding sequence ATGCAAACGCTCAACCTATCCACCCGCCGCTGGTGGTACATCATGCCCATCGTGTTCATCACCTACAGCCTGGCCTACCTGGATCGGGCCAACTATGGATTTGCCGCTGCCTCGGGCATGGCCAAGGACCTGATGATCACCCCGGGCCTGTCCTCATTGCTCGGTGCGCTGTTTTTCCTCGGCTACTTTTTCTTCCAGGTACCGGGGGCGATCTACGCGCAAAAGCACAGCGTGAAGAAGCTGATCTTCGTCAGCCTGATCCTCTGGGGCTCGCTGGCCACCCTGACGGGCGTGGTCTCCAATGCCTACTGGCTGATCGTGATCCGCTTCATGCTCGGGGTGGTCGAGGCCGCCGTGATGCCGGCGATGCTGGTGTACCTGTGCCACTGGTTCACCCGGGCCGAACGCTCGCGCGCCAATACCTTCCTGATCCTCGGCAACCCGGTGACCATGCTCTGGATGTCGGTGGTATCGGGATACCTGGTGCAGCAGTTCGACTGGCGCTGGATGTTCATCATCGAAGGCCTGCCGGCGGTGCTCTGGGCCTTTATCTGGTGGCGCCTGGCCGATGATCGCCCAGCCCAGGCCAAGTGGCTCAGCGACCAGGAGAAACAGGACCTGGAAAGCGCCTTGGCGGCCGAACAGGTCGGCATCAAGGCGGTAAAGAACTATGCCGAGGCCTTCCGTTCCCCCAAGGTGATCATCCTGGCGCTGCAATTTTTCTGCTGGAGCATCGGGGTCTACGGGTTTGTGTTGTGGTTGCCGTCGATCCTCAAGGCCGGCCTGCAGATGAACATGGTCGAGGCCGGGTGGCTGTCGTCCTTGCCTTACCTGGCGGCGGTGATCGGCATGCTGGTGGTGTCCTGGGCGTCGGACAAGGCGCAGAAGCGCAAGCGTTTTGTCTGGCCGCCCCTGCTGATCGCCTCCGTCGCGTTCTACGCCTCCTACCTGCTGGGGGCCGAGCATTTCTGGTGGTCCTATGGCTTGCTGGTGGTCGCCGGCGCTTGCATGTACGCGCCGTACGGTCCGTTCTTTGCCATCGTTCCGGAAATCCTCCCGGCCAATGTCGCCGGCGGCGCCATGGCGTTGATCAACAGCATGGGCGCGCTGGGTTCGTTCGGTGGCTCATACCTGGTGGGCTACCTCAACGGCACCACCGGCTCCCCCGGCATGTCCTTCCTGCTGATGAGCGGCGCGTTGCTGCTGTCGGTGGTACTGACCCTCGCCCTCAAGCCCGGCGCCAGCGACCGGGAAGCCTCCCATACCGCGACGCCACACCCGGCGCCCGCCCGTTCCTGA